The Amycolatopsis mongoliensis genome includes a window with the following:
- a CDS encoding polyprenol monophosphomannose synthase, with product MSQAPRGAREIEPVLVVIPTYNERENLGPILDRLHKALPDVHVLVVDDGSPDGTGELADERAAANENVHVMHRTEKAGLGAAYIAGFRWGLAREYNTIVEMDADGSHAPEDLPRLLDAVGDADLAIGSRYVPGGSVVNWPLKRQVLSRGANVYSQIALGMRTRDITAGFRAYRRPVLEKLALDEVNSHGYCFQIDLTIRTAEAGFEIVEVPITFTEREIGESKMDGSIIREAFLRVAKWGAERRWQQVRRLLKRG from the coding sequence ATGTCGCAGGCGCCGCGGGGGGCCCGGGAAATCGAGCCGGTGCTGGTGGTGATCCCGACGTACAACGAACGGGAGAACCTCGGCCCGATCCTGGATCGCCTGCACAAGGCACTTCCGGACGTGCACGTGCTCGTGGTGGACGACGGCAGCCCGGACGGCACCGGTGAGCTCGCCGACGAGCGCGCCGCCGCGAACGAGAACGTCCACGTCATGCACCGGACCGAGAAGGCGGGGCTGGGGGCGGCCTACATCGCCGGGTTCCGCTGGGGGCTGGCCCGGGAGTACAACACGATCGTCGAGATGGACGCGGACGGCTCGCACGCGCCGGAGGACCTGCCGCGGCTGCTGGACGCCGTCGGCGACGCGGACCTGGCCATCGGGTCGCGGTACGTGCCGGGCGGCAGCGTGGTGAACTGGCCGCTCAAGCGCCAGGTTCTCTCGCGGGGCGCCAACGTCTACTCGCAGATCGCGCTCGGCATGCGGACCCGGGACATCACGGCCGGTTTCCGCGCCTACCGGCGCCCGGTGCTGGAGAAGCTGGCGCTGGACGAGGTCAATTCGCACGGCTACTGCTTCCAGATCGACCTGACGATCCGCACGGCCGAGGCCGGGTTCGAGATCGTCGAGGTGCCGATCACCTTCACCGAGCGCGAGATCGGCGAGTCGAAGATGGACGGCTCGATCATCCGCGAGGCGTTCCTCCGGGTGGCGAAGTGGGGCGCCGAGCGCCGCTGGCAGCAGGTGCGGCGGCTGCTCAAGCGCGGCTGA
- a CDS encoding KamA family radical SAM protein: MTATQEPVTPAAAFDQPYEYARAELVEPDWRRFPGWHDVTDAEWRDAQWQRVHCVRNVKQLRALMGDLLEERFYDDLLADQRELATMSMLLPPQMLNTMAPTAGTDPAKVTEAFYADPIRRYMLPVKSDRDATWPSHPHSERDSLHEAEMWVVEGLTHRYPTKVLAEMISTCPQYCGHCTRMDLVGNSTEQIEKHKLTLKPVDRQDAMIAYLKKTPGVRDVVVSGGDVANVPWPQLESFLMRLMDIDTVRDIRLATKALAALPQHWIQPKVVEGLERVAVTAQRRGVNLAIHTHVNHAQSVTPLVAEAAQTALNVGVRDVRNQGVLMRGVNATPAQLLDLCFALQGEANILPYYFYMCDMIPNAEHWRVSVHEAQELQHSIMGYLPGYATPRIVCDVPYVGKRWVHQLAEYDRELGISYWTKNYRTGIELEDPEALQRRYPYYDPISTLPEAGRQWWATRSS; this comes from the coding sequence GTGACTGCGACCCAGGAACCTGTGACGCCAGCCGCCGCCTTCGACCAGCCCTACGAGTACGCCCGCGCCGAGCTGGTGGAACCCGACTGGCGCCGCTTCCCGGGCTGGCACGACGTGACCGACGCCGAGTGGCGTGACGCGCAGTGGCAGCGGGTGCACTGCGTCCGCAACGTCAAGCAGCTGCGCGCCCTGATGGGCGACCTGCTGGAGGAGCGCTTCTACGACGACCTGCTCGCCGACCAGCGCGAGCTGGCGACGATGTCGATGCTGCTTCCGCCGCAGATGCTCAACACGATGGCGCCCACGGCGGGCACCGACCCGGCGAAGGTCACCGAGGCGTTCTACGCCGACCCGATCCGCCGCTACATGCTCCCGGTCAAGAGCGACCGCGACGCCACGTGGCCGAGCCACCCGCACTCGGAACGCGACTCGCTGCACGAGGCCGAGATGTGGGTCGTGGAGGGCCTGACCCACCGCTACCCGACCAAGGTGCTGGCCGAGATGATCTCGACCTGCCCCCAGTACTGCGGCCACTGCACCCGCATGGACCTGGTCGGCAACTCCACCGAGCAGATCGAGAAGCACAAGCTGACGCTCAAGCCGGTCGACCGCCAAGACGCGATGATCGCGTACCTGAAGAAGACCCCGGGCGTGCGCGACGTGGTGGTCTCCGGCGGCGACGTGGCCAACGTGCCGTGGCCGCAGCTGGAGTCGTTCCTGATGCGCCTGATGGACATCGACACGGTCCGCGACATCCGCCTGGCGACGAAGGCCCTGGCGGCACTGCCGCAGCACTGGATCCAGCCGAAGGTGGTGGAAGGCCTGGAGCGCGTCGCGGTGACCGCCCAGCGCCGCGGTGTCAACCTGGCGATCCACACGCACGTGAACCACGCCCAGTCGGTGACGCCGCTGGTGGCGGAGGCGGCCCAGACGGCGCTGAATGTCGGTGTCCGCGACGTCCGCAACCAGGGCGTGCTGATGCGCGGGGTCAACGCGACGCCGGCGCAGCTGCTGGACCTGTGCTTCGCGCTGCAGGGCGAGGCGAACATCCTGCCGTACTACTTCTACATGTGCGACATGATCCCGAACGCCGAGCACTGGCGGGTTTCGGTGCACGAGGCGCAGGAGCTGCAGCACTCGATCATGGGGTACCTGCCGGGGTACGCGACCCCGCGGATCGTCTGCGACGTGCCCTACGTCGGGAAGCGGTGGGTGCACCAGCTGGCCGAGTACGACCGGGAACTGGGGATTTCGTACTGGACGAAGAACTACCGGACGGGCATCGAGCTGGAGGACCCGGAGGCGTTGCAGCGGCGGTACCCGTACTACGACCCGATCTCGACCCTGCCCGAAGCCGGCCGGCAGTGGTGGGCCACCCGCTCCAGCTGA
- the lnt gene encoding apolipoprotein N-acyltransferase: MAVTVADPEPGAPHQPARTRRFPRARQLRLAAALVSGFAYYLSFSPRPLWWLAPLAFAGFALVLRGRSFRGAFGYGFAFGFVFFLPLLTWLLDFLGPDFGPWPWLGLSFALALYYGLAGGLITWVSRLPLAPLWGALIFIALETPRAWFPFGGFPWGRVAFSQPEGAFLPLASIGGAPLVGLAVVLSGFCLAALVGRLWDGREALTAALRTRPAVFAATGTLLPVVAGLALWPSIGTGAQDGELTVATVQGNAPDIGLALQGERDVLRRNTIAESERLLDAIHAGRVPKPDLLLWPESATTVTGPDPQVDQLVANFGVPALIGAIYELPDRHLQNSVIAWDPHTGPGQRYAKQQLVPFGEYVPARKVAELVTPFLDTETVDMVPGDGTNQAMAVAGTKVGTFVCYEAAFDYPARDAVRDGAELLVVPTNNAWYGESEMSLQQLAMSRLRAVEHGRSVVVSAVSGVSAIVAPDGTVTSSTGLFTADSLVGRVPLRTQTTLSDRLGAWTEYGLLALAIAGVAGGLVLRFRTRRTSAGTAGEAAG; encoded by the coding sequence GTGGCAGTCACCGTGGCGGACCCCGAACCGGGCGCCCCGCACCAACCCGCCCGCACCCGGCGGTTCCCGCGAGCCCGGCAGTTGCGCCTGGCCGCCGCGCTGGTGTCCGGGTTCGCCTACTACCTGAGCTTCTCGCCGCGCCCGCTGTGGTGGCTCGCGCCGCTGGCGTTCGCCGGGTTCGCGCTCGTGCTGCGCGGCCGGAGCTTCCGCGGCGCGTTCGGCTACGGCTTCGCGTTCGGGTTCGTGTTCTTCCTGCCGCTGCTGACGTGGCTGCTGGACTTCCTCGGCCCCGACTTCGGCCCGTGGCCGTGGCTGGGCCTGTCGTTCGCGCTCGCGCTCTACTACGGCCTCGCGGGCGGCCTCATCACGTGGGTGTCCCGCCTGCCGCTCGCGCCGTTGTGGGGCGCGCTGATCTTCATCGCGCTGGAGACCCCGCGCGCGTGGTTCCCCTTCGGCGGCTTCCCGTGGGGCCGGGTCGCGTTCAGCCAGCCCGAAGGCGCGTTCCTGCCGCTCGCCTCGATCGGTGGCGCGCCGCTGGTCGGCCTGGCCGTCGTCCTCAGCGGGTTCTGCCTCGCCGCCCTCGTCGGACGGCTCTGGGACGGCCGCGAAGCACTCACCGCCGCCCTGCGGACCCGCCCGGCCGTCTTCGCCGCCACCGGCACCCTGCTGCCCGTGGTGGCCGGCCTGGCGCTGTGGCCGTCCATCGGCACCGGCGCGCAGGACGGCGAGCTCACCGTCGCCACCGTGCAGGGCAACGCCCCGGACATCGGGCTGGCGCTGCAGGGCGAGCGCGACGTCCTGCGCCGCAACACCATCGCCGAGAGCGAACGGCTGCTCGACGCCATCCACGCCGGCCGGGTCCCGAAACCGGACCTGCTGCTGTGGCCCGAGAGCGCCACCACCGTCACCGGTCCCGACCCGCAGGTCGACCAGCTCGTGGCGAACTTCGGCGTGCCCGCGTTGATCGGCGCGATCTACGAGCTGCCGGACCGCCACCTGCAGAACTCGGTCATCGCCTGGGACCCCCACACCGGGCCCGGGCAGCGCTACGCGAAGCAGCAGCTGGTGCCGTTCGGCGAGTACGTGCCCGCCCGCAAGGTCGCCGAGCTCGTCACGCCGTTCCTCGACACCGAGACCGTCGACATGGTCCCCGGCGACGGCACGAACCAGGCCATGGCCGTCGCGGGCACGAAGGTCGGCACGTTCGTCTGCTACGAGGCCGCGTTCGACTACCCGGCGCGCGACGCCGTCCGCGACGGCGCCGAACTGCTCGTCGTGCCGACCAACAACGCCTGGTACGGCGAGAGCGAGATGAGCCTGCAGCAGCTGGCCATGTCCCGGCTGCGCGCGGTCGAACACGGCCGTTCGGTCGTGGTGTCCGCCGTCTCGGGTGTGAGCGCGATCGTCGCCCCCGACGGGACGGTTACCAGCTCAACCGGCCTTTTCACCGCCGATTCCCTGGTCGGGCGCGTCCCGCTGCGGACGCAGACTACGCTGTCGGATCGACTAGGTGCGTGGACGGAGTACGGGCTGCTGGCACTGGCGATCGCCGGGGTGGCCGGCGGGCTCGTGCTCCGTTTTCGCACCCGGCGCACCAGCGCCGGCACGGCAGGGGAAGCGGCGGGCTGA
- a CDS encoding M64 family metallopeptidase — protein sequence MTIARLKWADTAATDLHLMPGLSSPELVRLLRVDDLTDATLTQDQPLPADAKVTFKPQLKTGVDHGIEVTAAGEVTVKTLALRGHSFLLGVSLDQDPAITTRIRIHVHEKVSSLWLTPARLTVRQGSAQARFSVLGLFDQVLDGTVVVSEGVIGDITNWSPFRAPNANELTYVHLARTTTAALTWSATGGPITVDARTGVLTAPVESGPDTKVTATAAGLHADGTAVCGPSWSTHVRLAHLGGPGVKQVDTVPNILFLPDGFQDTDADKAQYNRLVGIVKDRLESRPHTRPYAALTGRVNYWRGWVPSPDAGVTVLDELDPSPAPGELPATAVPLPLPSATRPAAGWSLADVVNAIGLPNPADYPAGTTVESKIVFLQNVYDDLITEDLLRPRFAEWVALNDRLLLNERDTAFHMAFSERPSADVNLLEHLISPNPRRISDNDFNKFLDALRGPDDDVLPAGLWSTGKDRNRVVVLCRSSRYGGLASRRKVSDDSTGLTVGVSLAARPFHRVRLNDGGNGFDLKPDDIPTDVFYGVWLTVAHELGHSFGLGDEYGGKTAAPTPLKIRQVRATPNVQDRASLSADGTPAGAIDTSKIKWAEWPRIAKAGVLKNGMTAPAVGPFTVDLVDVKASRLRTDDIVMFRRRPLATAGPPSSICKIIAADPAANTVTVEPLFGATIAIFPAGSILLAYVRKPDPDFKANKFGGLLTLADPDVLQRITDTQNPLNANPMKGEADPPNDDHGRACGNVKLPVPTFATNFPHRAAPRPPGFSYWTIGLYENGSEHNCGIYRPTGTCVMNRQFFVEPKTKSVKLADFCIICRYAFVDNADPTLHGAVEADFRERYGKRGAR from the coding sequence ATGACCATCGCCCGGCTGAAGTGGGCGGACACCGCCGCCACCGACCTGCACCTGATGCCCGGCCTTTCGTCGCCGGAGCTCGTCAGGCTGCTCCGCGTCGACGACCTCACCGACGCGACGCTCACGCAGGACCAGCCCTTGCCGGCAGATGCCAAGGTGACGTTCAAGCCGCAGCTGAAGACCGGCGTCGACCACGGCATCGAGGTGACGGCCGCCGGTGAGGTCACGGTGAAGACGCTCGCGCTGCGCGGGCATTCGTTCCTCCTCGGGGTCTCGCTGGACCAGGACCCGGCGATCACCACCCGCATCCGGATCCACGTGCACGAGAAGGTCTCCTCGCTGTGGCTCACCCCGGCGCGCCTGACGGTGCGCCAGGGGTCCGCCCAGGCGCGGTTCTCGGTGCTCGGTCTGTTCGACCAGGTGCTCGACGGGACCGTGGTCGTCAGCGAGGGCGTCATCGGTGACATCACCAACTGGTCGCCGTTCCGGGCGCCGAACGCGAACGAGCTCACCTACGTCCACCTCGCGCGCACGACCACCGCCGCGCTCACCTGGTCGGCCACCGGCGGCCCGATCACCGTCGACGCCCGGACCGGGGTGCTCACCGCACCGGTCGAGTCGGGCCCGGACACCAAGGTGACGGCCACCGCCGCCGGGCTGCACGCCGACGGCACGGCCGTCTGCGGCCCGTCCTGGTCCACCCACGTGCGGCTCGCGCACCTCGGCGGCCCCGGCGTGAAGCAGGTCGACACCGTGCCGAACATCCTCTTCCTGCCCGACGGCTTCCAGGACACCGATGCCGACAAGGCGCAGTACAACCGGCTCGTCGGCATCGTCAAGGACCGGCTGGAGAGCCGGCCCCACACCCGGCCGTACGCCGCCCTCACCGGCCGCGTCAACTACTGGCGGGGCTGGGTGCCCTCGCCCGACGCGGGGGTCACGGTGCTCGACGAACTCGACCCGAGCCCGGCTCCGGGAGAGCTCCCGGCGACGGCGGTGCCGCTGCCCCTGCCGAGCGCGACCCGCCCGGCCGCCGGCTGGTCGCTCGCCGATGTCGTCAACGCCATCGGCCTGCCGAACCCGGCCGACTACCCGGCCGGCACCACCGTTGAGAGCAAGATCGTATTCCTGCAGAACGTCTACGACGACTTGATCACCGAGGACCTGCTCCGGCCACGGTTCGCCGAATGGGTCGCCCTCAACGACCGGCTGCTGCTCAACGAGCGTGACACCGCGTTCCACATGGCGTTCAGCGAGCGACCGTCGGCCGATGTGAACCTGCTCGAGCACCTCATCTCGCCGAACCCCCGCCGGATCTCCGACAACGACTTCAACAAGTTCCTCGACGCGCTCCGGGGCCCGGACGACGACGTCCTCCCGGCCGGGCTCTGGTCGACCGGCAAGGACCGGAACCGGGTGGTCGTGCTCTGCCGGTCCTCCCGGTACGGCGGTCTCGCGAGCCGGCGCAAGGTGAGCGACGACTCGACCGGGCTCACCGTCGGGGTGAGCCTGGCCGCCCGCCCGTTCCACCGGGTGCGGCTCAACGACGGGGGCAACGGGTTCGACCTGAAGCCGGACGACATCCCCACCGACGTCTTCTACGGGGTGTGGCTGACCGTCGCCCACGAGCTCGGGCACTCCTTCGGCCTGGGCGACGAGTACGGCGGGAAGACCGCCGCGCCGACGCCGCTCAAGATCCGCCAGGTGCGGGCCACCCCCAACGTCCAGGACCGGGCCTCGCTCTCCGCGGATGGGACCCCGGCCGGGGCGATCGACACCAGCAAGATCAAGTGGGCCGAGTGGCCGCGGATCGCCAAGGCCGGGGTGCTGAAGAACGGAATGACGGCACCGGCCGTCGGCCCGTTCACCGTCGACCTCGTCGACGTCAAGGCGAGCAGGCTGCGGACCGACGACATCGTCATGTTCCGCCGCCGCCCACTGGCCACGGCCGGGCCACCATCCTCGATCTGCAAGATCATCGCGGCGGACCCGGCGGCCAACACGGTGACCGTCGAGCCGTTGTTCGGCGCGACCATCGCGATCTTCCCGGCCGGGAGCATCCTGCTGGCCTACGTCCGCAAGCCCGACCCCGACTTCAAGGCGAACAAGTTCGGCGGTCTGCTGACGCTGGCCGACCCGGACGTGCTCCAGCGCATCACCGACACGCAGAACCCGTTGAACGCCAACCCGATGAAGGGCGAAGCCGATCCGCCGAACGACGACCACGGCCGGGCGTGCGGCAATGTCAAGCTGCCGGTGCCGACGTTCGCGACCAACTTCCCGCACCGCGCGGCGCCGAGGCCACCCGGCTTCTCGTACTGGACGATCGGGCTTTACGAGAACGGCAGCGAGCACAACTGCGGGATCTACCGCCCGACCGGCACCTGCGTGATGAACCGCCAGTTCTTCGTGGAGCCCAAGACGAAGTCCGTGAAGCTGGCCGACTTCTGCATCATCTGCCGCTACGCCTTCGTCGACAACGCCGATCCGACGCTGCACGGCGCGGTGGAGGCGGACTTCCGCGAGCGCTACGGGAAGCGAGGGGCGAGATGA
- a CDS encoding amidohydrolase, with protein MTDEHTTLLLGGRIYTPAGPDATAMAVTGGTVVWVGQDAPARTLHPGAEIVDLDGAFVAPAFVDAHVHATATGLHLTGLDLTGVRSGAELLARVRDAVVPGQVLLAHGWDESGWADPRLPSRAELDDAAGGTPVYLSRVDVHSALVSTALVELAPAARDAEGWSPDGPLTRAAHHAVRAAVRAAITPDQRERAQRAFLAEAAARGIVSVHECAGPDISGRDDLAALLALTGPDRPEVVGYWGELGAVDTARELGARGLAGDLFVDGALGSHTAALSAPYADHAGSGTLYLDAHRIGEHLAACTEAGLQAGFHVIGDAAVAEVVEGFRLAEKEVGQRALAARHHRLEHLEMVTADQAKLLAGWGVVASMQPPFDALWGGDHGMYAERLGDRAAGLNPFSALAAEGVLLAFGSDAPVTPLDPWASVRAAAYHRTPGAGLSPRAAFTAHTRAGHRAAGVNDGVTGSLVPGAPAHYAIWDATDLVVATPDSRVQRWSTDPRAGVPPLPRLEPDAALPHCLRTVRAGEVLHDAIT; from the coding sequence GTGACGGACGAACACACGACGCTCCTGCTCGGCGGGCGCATCTACACCCCCGCCGGCCCGGACGCCACGGCCATGGCGGTCACCGGCGGCACCGTGGTCTGGGTCGGCCAGGACGCGCCGGCCCGCACCCTCCACCCCGGCGCCGAAATCGTCGACCTCGACGGCGCGTTCGTCGCGCCCGCGTTCGTCGACGCCCACGTCCACGCCACCGCCACCGGGCTGCACCTGACCGGGCTCGACCTCACCGGCGTCCGCAGCGGTGCCGAACTACTGGCCCGCGTGCGCGACGCCGTCGTCCCCGGCCAGGTCCTGCTCGCCCACGGCTGGGACGAAAGCGGCTGGGCCGACCCCCGGTTGCCCAGCCGCGCCGAGCTCGACGACGCTGCCGGTGGCACGCCCGTCTACCTCAGCCGCGTCGACGTCCACTCCGCGCTCGTCTCCACCGCACTGGTCGAGCTGGCCCCGGCCGCCCGCGACGCCGAAGGCTGGTCGCCCGACGGCCCGCTGACCCGCGCCGCCCACCACGCCGTCCGCGCGGCCGTGCGCGCCGCGATCACCCCGGACCAGCGCGAACGCGCCCAGCGCGCGTTCCTCGCCGAGGCCGCGGCCCGCGGGATCGTCAGCGTCCACGAGTGCGCCGGCCCCGACATCTCCGGCCGCGACGACCTGGCCGCCCTGCTCGCCCTCACCGGCCCGGACCGGCCCGAAGTCGTCGGCTACTGGGGCGAGCTCGGCGCCGTCGACACCGCCCGCGAACTCGGCGCCCGCGGCCTGGCCGGTGACCTGTTCGTCGACGGCGCCCTCGGCTCCCACACCGCGGCGCTGAGCGCCCCCTACGCCGACCACGCCGGTTCCGGCACGCTCTACCTCGACGCGCACCGCATCGGCGAGCACCTGGCCGCCTGCACCGAAGCCGGGCTGCAAGCCGGCTTCCACGTCATCGGCGACGCCGCCGTCGCCGAGGTCGTCGAAGGCTTCCGGCTCGCCGAGAAGGAGGTCGGGCAGCGCGCGCTCGCCGCCCGGCACCACCGGCTCGAGCACCTGGAGATGGTCACCGCCGACCAGGCGAAGCTCCTGGCCGGCTGGGGCGTGGTCGCCTCGATGCAACCGCCGTTCGACGCGCTCTGGGGCGGCGACCACGGCATGTACGCCGAACGCCTCGGCGACCGCGCCGCCGGGCTCAACCCGTTCTCGGCATTGGCCGCCGAAGGCGTCCTGCTCGCCTTCGGCTCCGACGCGCCGGTGACCCCACTCGACCCGTGGGCGAGCGTCCGCGCGGCCGCCTACCACCGCACCCCGGGCGCCGGCCTGTCCCCGCGGGCGGCGTTCACCGCCCACACCCGGGCCGGGCACCGGGCGGCCGGCGTCAACGACGGCGTCACCGGCAGCCTCGTCCCGGGTGCGCCGGCGCACTACGCGATCTGGGACGCGACGGACCTCGTCGTCGCGACCCCGGACAGCCGCGTGCAGCGCTGGTCCACCGACCCCCGCGCCGGCGTGCCGCCCCTGCCGCGGCTCGAACCGGACGCCGCCCTGCCGCACTGCCTGCGCACCGTCCGCGCGGGTGAAGTCCTCCACGACGCCATCACCTAG
- a CDS encoding MarR family winged helix-turn-helix transcriptional regulator has protein sequence MPGQDPPELARDLRLAVGRVARRLRRMYVDTGEGLSFLELAVLHRLDASGPTSPGALAGDEGVTGAAVAATLTHLQARHLVTRAKAPEDGRRVVVTITFAGRRTLRHREAASLGRIEQVLRDRLSAAERDQLAAAIPLLEKVATEL, from the coding sequence ATGCCCGGACAAGATCCACCAGAGCTGGCTCGCGATCTGCGCCTCGCTGTCGGCCGGGTGGCCCGGCGCCTTCGGCGGATGTACGTCGACACCGGCGAAGGTCTCAGCTTCCTCGAACTCGCCGTCCTGCACCGGCTCGACGCCTCCGGACCTACCTCTCCCGGAGCGCTGGCGGGCGATGAAGGGGTCACCGGCGCCGCCGTCGCGGCGACCTTGACCCACCTGCAGGCCCGGCACCTGGTGACCCGGGCCAAAGCCCCCGAGGACGGCCGCCGGGTGGTCGTGACCATCACCTTCGCGGGCCGGCGCACCCTGCGGCACCGGGAGGCCGCCAGCCTCGGCCGCATCGAGCAGGTGCTGCGCGACCGGCTCAGCGCCGCCGAACGGGACCAGCTCGCCGCGGCGATACCCCTACTCGAGAAGGTGGCGACCGAACTGTGA